In Pleurocapsa sp. PCC 7319, the following are encoded in one genomic region:
- a CDS encoding polysaccharide deacetylase, which produces MTYNWSENRRCAAVLSFDVDGESGILAEDPKMSQRLSAIAWARYGPKTGVPRILDMLKKQSVQATFFVPGYTAELYPDLVKRISDEGHEIGVHGYLHEKVSSLDLIQEETALVKTCDILEKITGTRPIGYRAPLWDVNDRTPELLASHGMVYDSSLMDDDVPYTISTPKGDLIEIPPHWTNDDWEQFAFHMEPKIGSGVIETCAKALQLWQEEVEGMHHYGRAFILTMHPELIGRPARVLMLEKLIEYMRSLDGVWLTTCGEIARYHQKQNLTATMSEVG; this is translated from the coding sequence ATGACATATAATTGGTCGGAAAATCGACGTTGTGCTGCGGTTCTTAGCTTTGACGTGGATGGAGAATCAGGCATACTTGCAGAAGATCCGAAAATGTCTCAAAGATTATCGGCGATCGCTTGGGCGCGATATGGACCAAAAACAGGGGTACCTCGCATTTTAGATATGCTCAAAAAACAGTCAGTACAAGCTACTTTTTTTGTCCCTGGCTACACCGCAGAATTATATCCAGATTTGGTTAAAAGAATTAGCGATGAGGGTCATGAGATTGGCGTCCATGGCTATTTGCACGAAAAAGTATCCAGTCTAGATTTAATTCAAGAAGAAACTGCTTTAGTTAAAACCTGCGATATTTTAGAGAAAATCACTGGCACCAGACCAATTGGTTATCGTGCGCCACTTTGGGATGTAAATGACCGCACTCCCGAACTTTTGGCAAGTCATGGTATGGTTTATGACTCTTCATTAATGGATGATGATGTGCCCTATACTATCTCCACTCCTAAAGGTGACTTGATCGAAATCCCCCCTCACTGGACAAATGATGATTGGGAACAGTTTGCATTTCATATGGAGCCGAAAATTGGTAGTGGAGTCATAGAAACCTGTGCCAAAGCTTTGCAACTATGGCAGGAAGAGGTAGAAGGAATGCACCATTATGGAAGAGCATTTATTCTGACCATGCACCCTGAGTTAATTGGTCGTCCAGCTAGGGTATTGATGTTAGAAAAACTGATTGAGTATATGCGATCGCTCGATGGGGTCTGGTTAACTACCTGTGGAGAAATTGCCCGCTATCATCAAAAACAAAATTTGACTGCGACGATGTCGGAAGTTGGTTGA
- a CDS encoding cysteine hydrolase family protein, with product MNFNLDRDHTALLIIDFQADVFNGGALQLVGTDAVLPKAKRVLAAAREIGLPIIHTQEVHRKEMVDFGRELDGTEPVHCLETWVGTDFHPELYPRDGEYAIAKRRYSCFFGTDLEILLRGLKIDTLVVMGTMTNVCVHYTVAEAHQRDYHFYVIEDCCAGSDWDAHEAALKAMQYLQKDSLISSQVFIDAAKVSVQPV from the coding sequence ATGAATTTTAATTTAGATCGCGATCACACGGCACTATTAATTATTGATTTTCAGGCTGATGTCTTTAATGGTGGTGCATTACAGCTAGTCGGTACGGATGCCGTTTTACCTAAAGCCAAACGAGTGTTGGCAGCAGCGAGAGAAATTGGTTTACCGATTATCCATACCCAAGAAGTCCATCGTAAAGAGATGGTAGATTTTGGCAGAGAATTGGATGGAACAGAACCAGTCCACTGTCTAGAAACCTGGGTTGGTACAGATTTTCATCCCGAACTGTATCCTCGCGATGGGGAATATGCGATCGCCAAAAGACGCTACAGTTGCTTTTTTGGTACGGATTTAGAAATCTTGTTACGTGGTTTGAAGATAGATACCTTAGTAGTCATGGGTACGATGACTAATGTTTGCGTCCACTACACTGTTGCCGAAGCTCACCAGAGAGATTATCACTTTTATGTAATTGAAGATTGTTGTGCGGGTTCGGATTGGGATGCTCATGAGGCAGCACTCAAAGCAATGCAGTATCTCCAAAAAGATTCCTTAATTTCCAGTCAAGTATTTATTGATGCTGCAAAGGTTTCGGTTCAGCCTGTTTAA
- a CDS encoding IS110 family transposase gives MSEQQWVGIDVCQQYLDVYVRPLGNLFQVTNNEVGISKLVQTLKNIEPKLIVLEATGGMEIDAVIKLTEAKLSVAVINPRQARDFAKATGTLAKTDAIDAQLLAHFADAIRPQVRPISDESSRQLEDLVTRRRQISDMITAEKNRRRGKTNSIQADIDEHIEWLEKRLKEIESQIKSAIAINEDWQQKMKLLTSVPGVGEVVAVTLISSLPELGTISHKSISYLVGVAPLNRDSGKFRGKRKIWGGRATIRCVLYRTHLRSLSVTISILKTLSH, from the coding sequence ATGAGTGAACAACAGTGGGTAGGAATAGATGTCTGTCAACAATATCTTGATGTCTACGTACGTCCATTAGGAAACCTATTTCAAGTAACAAATAATGAGGTAGGAATTAGTAAGCTAGTTCAAACTTTAAAAAACATCGAACCAAAATTAATTGTTTTGGAAGCAACGGGAGGTATGGAAATTGATGCCGTAATCAAGTTAACTGAGGCAAAACTTTCTGTAGCAGTAATCAATCCTCGTCAAGCCAGAGATTTTGCCAAAGCGACGGGAACACTAGCCAAAACCGATGCTATTGATGCTCAATTGTTGGCGCATTTTGCCGATGCGATACGTCCTCAAGTGAGACCAATAAGTGATGAATCTTCGCGCCAACTAGAAGATCTAGTAACTCGTCGCCGTCAAATTAGTGACATGATTACCGCCGAAAAAAATCGTCGTCGAGGTAAAACTAATTCAATTCAAGCCGATATTGACGAACACATTGAATGGCTCGAAAAGCGACTCAAAGAAATTGAATCCCAAATCAAATCAGCAATTGCGATTAATGAAGACTGGCAGCAAAAGATGAAATTGTTGACTAGTGTGCCTGGAGTCGGTGAAGTAGTAGCTGTGACTTTGATCTCATCTTTACCAGAATTAGGTACAATCTCGCATAAATCAATTTCCTACTTAGTTGGTGTAGCACCCCTAAACAGAGACAGTGGAAAGTTTCGAGGCAAGAGAAAAATTTGGGGTGGACGAGCTACAATTCGTTGTGTCTTGTATAGAACCCATTTGAGATCTCTGTCTGTAACCATAAGCATCCTGAAAACACTGTCACATTAA
- a CDS encoding SDR family NAD(P)-dependent oxidoreductase: protein MRLKNKIALITGAGSGIGRATAQCFAAEGAIVIAADINQAEALITQELIERVGGKCQALQVDVSQEAQVKDAIAKTVSIYGRLDLMHNNAGISIIKPMIEITEADLDRLIGINFKGVFFGCKHAIAQMSQQKKGIIINTASELALVGQPLYSAYCGTKGAVVAMTRALSAEWSAQGIRINALCPGPIDTPMLRAEFDLATDPKAEAQAAINSIPAGNLGTAEDIAKVALFLASDDAQFVHGAAIVADGGKTTI, encoded by the coding sequence ATGAGGCTAAAAAATAAGATTGCTTTAATTACTGGGGCAGGTTCTGGTATTGGACGCGCTACAGCCCAATGTTTTGCCGCAGAAGGGGCAATTGTCATAGCTGCAGATATTAATCAAGCAGAGGCCTTAATTACTCAAGAATTAATTGAGAGAGTAGGGGGAAAGTGTCAGGCGTTACAAGTTGATGTCAGTCAAGAAGCACAAGTAAAAGATGCAATCGCCAAAACGGTATCAATCTATGGTCGTTTGGATCTTATGCACAACAATGCAGGAATCTCGATTATCAAACCGATGATAGAAATCACTGAGGCAGACTTAGATCGTCTGATTGGGATTAATTTTAAAGGTGTTTTCTTTGGTTGCAAACACGCGATCGCTCAAATGAGTCAACAGAAGAAAGGAATTATTATTAATACGGCTTCAGAATTAGCATTAGTAGGACAGCCATTATACAGTGCCTATTGCGGTACAAAAGGGGCTGTAGTTGCTATGACCAGGGCTTTATCTGCTGAATGGAGCGCACAAGGAATTAGGATTAATGCTCTTTGTCCAGGGCCGATCGATACGCCCATGCTAAGGGCAGAATTTGATTTAGCAACTGACCCCAAAGCAGAAGCTCAAGCTGCGATCAATTCTATTCCTGCTGGCAATCTTGGTACTGCCGAAGATATTGCTAAAGTTGCTTTGTTCTTAGCTAGTGATGATGCCCAGTTTGTTCACGGTGCTGCGATCGTCGCTGATGGAGGCAAGACAACAATCTAA
- a CDS encoding pitrilysin family protein has protein sequence MSKKLFSWLSLALLTILLSFTIRLPAIADTPKHYTELEFSPLPEIQLPEYDRYELDNGMVVYLLEDRDLPLINGTAIIRTGSRFEPANKVGLASLTGTVMRSGGTQNHSPAELNSILEQKAASVETSIDISSGSATFSTLTEDLDTVFSLFTEVLRQPAFDPEKLAIAKKQRQGSIARRNDDPREIASREFDKIIYGETSPYARTVEYQTLANISRQDIIDFYRTYVRPESIILGIVGDFDAEDMIQQVQNAFGDWQVDTSLPSLEPPAANQKYEQGMFVVDRPKLTQSNIFLGHIGGQFKSPDYPALSVLNEVLNGFGGRLFNEVRSRQGLAYSVYGSWSPRYDFDGIFIAGGQTQTNNSVPFIQSIITEIEKLRTKPISQKELANAKESILNSFVFNFQSPNQTLSRIMRYDYFDYPEDFIFEYQEQVTNTTQENILNVAQEYLQPDKLVTLVVGNHQAINPPLSSLEKEINIVDVSIPQAKQG, from the coding sequence ATGAGTAAAAAACTATTTTCCTGGCTAAGTTTAGCATTACTTACAATTCTATTATCATTTACTATTCGCCTTCCTGCTATTGCGGATACTCCTAAACACTATACAGAATTAGAATTTTCTCCTCTCCCAGAAATTCAACTACCTGAATACGATCGCTATGAGTTAGATAACGGCATGGTAGTCTATCTCTTAGAAGATCGGGATTTACCACTCATTAATGGGACAGCTATAATTCGTACTGGTTCGCGTTTTGAACCTGCCAACAAAGTGGGGCTAGCTAGTTTAACAGGCACAGTGATGCGTAGTGGAGGAACGCAAAATCATTCCCCAGCGGAATTGAATTCAATTCTAGAACAAAAAGCAGCTAGTGTAGAAACCAGTATCGATATTAGTTCTGGTAGCGCAACCTTTAGTACGCTCACCGAAGATTTGGATACTGTATTTTCTCTATTTACTGAAGTTTTACGTCAGCCAGCGTTTGACCCTGAAAAGCTGGCGATCGCTAAAAAACAGAGACAGGGGTCAATTGCTCGTCGTAACGATGATCCTAGAGAAATTGCTAGTCGTGAATTTGATAAAATAATTTACGGAGAAACTAGCCCTTATGCCCGTACTGTCGAGTATCAGACTCTAGCCAATATTTCTCGTCAAGATATTATAGACTTTTATCGAACCTATGTTCGTCCTGAAAGTATTATCCTCGGTATAGTAGGGGATTTTGATGCTGAAGACATGATTCAGCAAGTGCAAAATGCCTTTGGTGATTGGCAAGTCGATACCTCTCTACCTTCCTTAGAGCCGCCCGCAGCTAATCAAAAGTACGAACAGGGAATGTTTGTTGTTGATCGCCCCAAACTAACGCAAAGCAATATTTTTCTGGGTCATATCGGAGGTCAATTCAAGAGCCCTGATTACCCCGCCCTCAGTGTTCTAAACGAAGTCTTAAACGGCTTTGGGGGACGTTTATTTAACGAAGTGCGATCGCGTCAGGGTTTAGCTTATAGTGTATACGGTTCATGGAGTCCTCGCTATGACTTTGATGGTATATTCATCGCTGGAGGACAAACCCAAACCAATAACTCAGTTCCCTTTATTCAATCAATTATTACTGAGATTGAGAAGTTACGTACTAAGCCGATTTCTCAAAAAGAACTTGCCAATGCTAAAGAATCTATTCTCAACTCTTTTGTCTTTAATTTTCAAAGCCCTAATCAAACTTTATCTCGCATAATGCGTTATGACTATTTTGACTATCCTGAAGATTTTATATTTGAGTATCAAGAGCAAGTAACAAATACTACTCAGGAAAATATTTTAAATGTTGCTCAAGAATATCTTCAGCCAGATAAATTGGTTACTTTAGTTGTAGGAAACCATCAAGCAATAAATCCGCCTCTTAGTAGCTTGGAAAAAGAAATCAATATCGTAGATGTTTCAATTCCCCAAGCCAAACAAGGCTAA
- a CDS encoding ABC transporter permease has protein sequence MIDKPSQTYLQPSVFWSIRESFPIWLKLVLTAIALIIPILIWSYLSFNKLVNPQFLPTPTAVLQAGIEMFKSEDLIIDIAASCGRVLAGFLVAALIGIPLGILMGTFQSMESLFGSIVGVVRYMPIAAFMPLIVLWAGLGEVSKILIIFLGIVFYNAIMIADAVKFIPNEMLHAAYTLGANRMNLLFRVILPAAVPSIIDTLRVNVAGAWNFLVISELIAAQNGLGFKIIYSQRFLSTDKVLFCILIIGIIGLLLDYSFKVLYRLALPWAE, from the coding sequence ATGATCGACAAACCATCCCAGACATACTTGCAGCCTTCAGTTTTTTGGAGTATTCGTGAAAGTTTTCCTATTTGGCTAAAGTTAGTTTTAACAGCGATCGCCTTAATTATCCCAATACTGATTTGGTCTTATCTCAGCTTTAATAAATTGGTAAATCCGCAGTTTTTACCAACTCCAACGGCAGTGTTGCAAGCGGGTATTGAAATGTTTAAATCGGAAGATTTAATTATCGATATTGCTGCTAGTTGCGGTCGAGTTTTGGCAGGGTTTTTAGTTGCTGCCTTAATAGGAATTCCTCTAGGAATCTTGATGGGAACGTTCCAGAGTATGGAAAGTTTATTTGGCTCGATTGTTGGGGTGGTGCGTTACATGCCCATTGCTGCTTTTATGCCTTTAATAGTGCTTTGGGCTGGTCTGGGAGAAGTTTCTAAAATTCTAATTATTTTTCTAGGAATTGTGTTTTATAACGCAATCATGATTGCCGATGCGGTCAAGTTTATCCCCAATGAAATGTTGCATGCTGCTTATACCTTGGGAGCAAATCGAATGAATCTACTATTTCGGGTAATTTTACCTGCTGCTGTTCCCAGTATTATCGATACCCTTCGGGTTAATGTTGCTGGTGCCTGGAATTTTTTAGTAATTTCTGAGTTAATTGCTGCCCAAAATGGCTTGGGATTTAAGATTATTTATTCCCAAAGATTTCTCAGTACGGATAAGGTTTTATTTTGTATTCTAATTATTGGCATTATTGGCTTGCTTTTGGATTATAGTTTCAAGGTTTTATATCGTCTGGCACTACCTTGGGCAGAATAG
- a CDS encoding ABC transporter ATP-binding protein produces MTLLPDRVVANAQQSLGELDSLEPKLQVSNLSKSFAKNKDSRQQLLVLDKINLDIYPNEFACIVGASGCGKSTLLNIIAGLLPPSKGKVAIDGTELLGPGANRGMVFQNYTLFPWLTVADNIGFGLDLKKISKAERREIISYYLEIIGLTQFANSYPKQLSGGMKQRVAITRALANKPEILLLDEPFGALDAQTKEQMQEFLYDLWDKTHITLLMITHDVEEAIFLAQKIYVMSAHPGRIQESIKIELPTQRDLDLKLTGEFINYKRQVLQALR; encoded by the coding sequence ATGACTTTATTACCAGATCGAGTGGTTGCCAATGCTCAACAGAGTTTGGGGGAATTAGATTCTCTTGAGCCGAAATTGCAAGTATCGAATCTTTCTAAAAGCTTTGCTAAAAACAAAGATAGTCGCCAGCAATTACTAGTCTTAGATAAAATTAATCTTGATATCTATCCCAATGAATTTGCCTGTATTGTGGGAGCTTCAGGCTGCGGTAAATCGACTTTACTCAACATTATTGCGGGATTGTTGCCCCCCTCGAAAGGTAAAGTAGCTATTGATGGGACAGAATTATTAGGACCTGGGGCAAATCGGGGCATGGTGTTTCAAAATTACACCCTATTTCCTTGGTTAACTGTTGCCGATAATATTGGTTTTGGCTTGGATCTAAAAAAAATCTCCAAAGCTGAACGTCGTGAAATTATTAGCTACTATCTGGAAATTATCGGTCTGACTCAGTTTGCCAATTCCTATCCTAAACAGCTTTCAGGGGGCATGAAACAACGAGTTGCGATCACTCGTGCTTTAGCTAATAAACCAGAAATATTGCTGCTAGATGAGCCTTTTGGGGCTTTAGATGCTCAAACGAAAGAGCAAATGCAGGAGTTCCTTTACGATCTATGGGATAAAACTCATATTACTCTCTTGATGATTACCCATGATGTGGAAGAAGCAATCTTTCTGGCACAAAAAATATATGTCATGTCGGCACACCCAGGTAGAATTCAAGAGTCAATTAAGATCGAACTGCCAACTCAACGGGATTTAGATCTTAAACTTACGGGAGAGTTTATTAACTATAAACGTCAGGTACTTCAGGCACTGCGTTAG
- a CDS encoding type II toxin-antitoxin system death-on-curing family toxin, with translation MKEPIWVAERIVLAIHEDQLAQHGGTPGIRDNNLLGASLARPKHLFAYGDPGIFDLAAAYGYGLANNHPFIDGNKRTAFMVMYTFLGLNNYWLEVDEMEVVVKMEGLTMNRETQESITLWLKENSTFDN, from the coding sequence ATGAAAGAACCGATTTGGGTTGCAGAAAGAATAGTTTTAGCTATCCACGAAGATCAGCTAGCGCAACACGGTGGAACTCCAGGTATCAGAGATAATAATTTATTAGGCGCGAGTTTGGCTAGACCAAAACATCTTTTTGCTTATGGCGATCCAGGAATTTTCGATTTGGCAGCAGCATATGGTTATGGTTTAGCGAATAATCACCCCTTCATTGATGGGAATAAAAGAACTGCTTTTATGGTCATGTATACTTTTCTGGGTTTGAATAACTATTGGCTGGAGGTAGACGAGATGGAAGTAGTGGTCAAAATGGAAGGTTTAACTATGAATAGAGAAACTCAGGAATCGATCACCTTATGGTTAAAAGAAAATTCTACATTTGATAATTAA
- a CDS encoding fatty acid desaturase has product MKTNTLAIGFNPALLSSLVVTYVGAIYLLGIALLLNHDWRFNIAGVILTVHGLVLSAYLIHELLHDNIFKQRNLNRLFGKLFTHINGACYAPYDDMVEHHINHHIHHADFVPFDIAKFCNELSPPLRSLLVALEWAYFPAFEFIMRWRLIVAPFRNPEKKHLRWRNLGLMAYRSSLFILLGFISWKAFLLYTFSYICFVNLVRFADAFHHTYEYAITGGEITKRDRIYEQANTFSNFVSPKYPWLNLLYLNFGYHNAHHHDMRCPWYRLPELHQSLYGDEAKNLLPLSTLIGNYHRFRLSRLFGGQGDVDLENAGVEAFTGGIGVSLLTPS; this is encoded by the coding sequence ATGAAAACGAATACTTTAGCAATAGGGTTTAATCCTGCCTTACTTAGTAGTCTGGTAGTGACTTATGTCGGTGCAATTTATTTATTGGGGATTGCTCTATTACTAAATCATGATTGGCGATTTAATATAGCAGGGGTGATTTTAACGGTTCATGGATTGGTACTTTCTGCTTACCTAATTCACGAACTACTCCACGACAATATTTTTAAGCAGCGAAATCTGAATAGACTATTTGGTAAGTTATTTACTCATATAAATGGGGCTTGCTATGCACCCTATGACGACATGGTGGAACACCACATTAATCATCACATCCATCATGCAGATTTTGTGCCCTTCGATATTGCCAAATTTTGCAATGAGCTATCACCTCCTCTTCGGAGTCTTTTGGTGGCTTTGGAATGGGCGTATTTTCCTGCCTTTGAATTTATTATGCGTTGGCGGTTAATAGTTGCACCATTTAGGAATCCCGAAAAAAAGCATTTGCGTTGGCGCAATTTAGGACTTATGGCATACCGTAGCAGTCTATTTATATTATTAGGTTTTATTTCTTGGAAAGCCTTTCTACTTTATACTTTCAGCTATATTTGTTTTGTTAATTTGGTTCGTTTTGCTGATGCTTTTCACCACACCTATGAATATGCCATTACTGGGGGAGAGATTACTAAGCGCGATCGCATTTACGAACAGGCAAATACCTTTTCTAACTTCGTTTCACCGAAATATCCCTGGTTAAATCTACTATATCTCAATTTTGGCTATCATAATGCCCACCATCACGATATGCGTTGTCCTTGGTATCGTCTGCCAGAACTACATCAGAGTCTTTATGGCGATGAAGCGAAAAATCTTTTGCCTTTATCAACTTTAATCGGTAATTATCATCGTTTTCGACTCTCTCGTTTATTTGGCGGACAAGGAGATGTGGATTTAGAAAATGCAGGTGTGGAAGCTTTTACTGGCGGTATTGGGGTTTCTTTATTAACTCCTTCCTAA
- a CDS encoding type II toxin-antitoxin system HicB family antitoxin, translating to MINHKHYAYRVVWSVEDEEFVGLCAEFPSLSYLDEDHLKALEGISNLVKDIVADMEAEGEKIPTPISEKSYSGKFQVRITPERHRMLAIEAAEQDVSLNRLISDKLA from the coding sequence ATGATTAACCACAAACATTATGCCTATAGAGTAGTTTGGTCAGTAGAAGACGAAGAATTTGTTGGGCTATGTGCCGAATTTCCCAGTCTTTCTTATTTAGATGAAGATCATCTCAAAGCACTAGAAGGAATTTCTAACTTGGTCAAAGATATTGTTGCTGATATGGAAGCTGAAGGCGAAAAAATACCAACGCCAATTTCAGAGAAAAGCTATAGTGGTAAGTTTCAAGTTCGCATTACTCCCGAACGTCATCGGATGCTGGCAATTGAAGCAGCCGAACAAGATGTCAGTCTTAATCGTTTGATTAGCGACAAGTTGGCTTAA
- a CDS encoding ABC transporter substrate-binding protein, which produces MTINISSIPLVQKTTVVMAGLAGSILLQGISAPIAQASEMEMSLGGVTWIGLTPFYVAQEKGYFEENGLDVNLQIFGANTDYISAFLANRIDGAISSVTSEAVLMADKGKDFKVVMVQDNSQGGDGILARNSVADIADFKGKKVAVEQGAVGHFFLLQVLKEAGLTDKDITIINADASTAAAAYQAGNVDIASSFAPFLSQANEAQSDGRIIYDSSKMPTAIADFYSFGTEYIEANPEAVQAFVDGIAKALGFIESNREEALAIAAANLEVTPEALDADLAGIGLPSVETNLEMLTDASSDIYILNPLKAMGDFLVEQGQIKAVPDMENYIDPTFIQSVQATK; this is translated from the coding sequence ATGACTATCAATATTAGTTCTATTCCTTTGGTTCAAAAGACAACTGTCGTGATGGCAGGATTAGCGGGGAGTATTTTATTACAAGGAATATCTGCTCCCATAGCTCAAGCTTCTGAAATGGAAATGTCATTAGGTGGGGTGACTTGGATTGGTTTAACACCTTTTTATGTAGCTCAAGAAAAAGGCTATTTTGAGGAGAATGGCTTGGATGTTAATCTGCAAATATTTGGAGCAAATACCGATTATATATCGGCATTTTTAGCCAATCGAATTGATGGGGCTATTTCCTCCGTAACTTCTGAAGCCGTACTGATGGCAGATAAAGGAAAAGACTTTAAAGTCGTCATGGTTCAGGATAATTCCCAAGGGGGAGATGGGATCTTAGCTCGCAATAGCGTAGCCGACATTGCCGATTTTAAAGGTAAGAAAGTTGCTGTGGAACAGGGCGCAGTAGGACACTTTTTCTTACTACAGGTATTAAAAGAAGCGGGATTAACCGATAAAGACATTACGATTATCAACGCGGATGCATCCACAGCAGCCGCAGCCTATCAAGCAGGTAACGTAGATATTGCCAGCAGTTTTGCTCCTTTCTTATCTCAGGCAAATGAAGCGCAATCCGATGGCAGAATCATCTATGACTCCTCTAAAATGCCTACAGCGATCGCCGATTTTTATAGTTTTGGCACGGAATACATCGAAGCGAATCCCGAAGCAGTGCAAGCTTTTGTCGATGGTATTGCGAAAGCCCTAGGCTTTATTGAATCCAATCGAGAAGAAGCACTCGCGATCGCCGCAGCCAACTTAGAAGTTACTCCTGAAGCTTTGGATGCAGACTTGGCGGGTATTGGTTTACCTAGCGTTGAAACTAACTTGGAAATGTTAACCGATGCTAGTAGTGACATTTATATCTTGAACCCCCTAAAGGCGATGGGTGATTTCTTAGTAGAACAGGGACAAATTAAAGCCGTACCCGACATGGAAAATTATATCGATCCTACTTTTATTCAATCGGTTCAAGCAACTAAGTAG
- a CDS encoding Lrp/AsnC family transcriptional regulator, whose amino-acid sequence MKRELESELENLELDSIDRDIIDLLRTDGRMSFREIARHLDIPEATTRYRVQRLLQSETIEILARPNPAKMGKTNIIILWLTVENSCIETVAETLTQFEEVRFVAITAGSNNIVIDVHCGTQEKLFPFFQKLHQIKGIIKYESQTILKLLKAEYKYTLS is encoded by the coding sequence ATGAAAAGAGAATTAGAGTCTGAGCTAGAAAATTTAGAATTGGATTCTATTGATCGAGATATCATCGATTTGCTACGTACTGATGGACGAATGTCTTTTCGAGAAATCGCCAGACATTTAGACATTCCAGAAGCCACCACTCGCTATCGAGTACAGCGTCTTCTACAGTCAGAAACTATTGAGATATTGGCTCGACCCAATCCCGCTAAGATGGGAAAAACTAATATTATTATTCTCTGGCTGACAGTCGAAAATAGTTGTATTGAAACTGTGGCAGAAACTTTAACCCAGTTTGAAGAGGTAAGATTTGTCGCGATTACGGCTGGAAGCAACAACATCGTTATCGACGTTCATTGTGGGACACAAGAAAAGCTATTTCCTTTTTTTCAAAAGCTACACCAGATTAAAGGCATTATTAAATACGAATCCCAAACTATCTTAAAACTGCTCAAAGCTGAATATAAATACACTTTGAGTTAG
- a CDS encoding AbrB/MazE/SpoVT family DNA-binding domain-containing protein, whose amino-acid sequence MYKIKIRKVGNSLGATIPKEVLEKLRVEEGDTVFVTETPDGVKLSAYDPEFEKAMSIYKKGSHKYRNAMKELA is encoded by the coding sequence ATGTATAAAATTAAAATCCGCAAAGTTGGCAATTCTCTTGGCGCAACAATCCCCAAAGAAGTATTAGAAAAATTACGAGTTGAGGAAGGAGATACGGTTTTTGTAACAGAAACTCCTGATGGGGTAAAACTTTCTGCTTACGATCCAGAATTTGAGAAAGCTATGTCTATCTATAAAAAGGGTAGCCACAAATATAGAAATGCAATGAAAGAATTGGCTTAA